The Sulfitobacter sp. S223 genome has a window encoding:
- a CDS encoding acyl-CoA thioesterase II, with amino-acid sequence MNNVADELIELLDIEQLEVDLFRGVGSGGETTTRIFGGHVIAQALMAAYRTVPDRLCHSLHAYFIRPGDPKIPVIYQVDRARDGGSFTTRRVVAIQHGKQIFNLSASFHIDEEGWNYQHEMPQVGSPEDWPNRDELREAHVAKIPEKFHDDFLRQRPIELREVAPRDFFTPEKASDRNHLWFRMEAAKGQGPQMQHCLLAYASDMNLLGSSLRPHGLTWFQGNVMSASLDHAMWFHGPIEFSDWHLYDLDAPWTGKARGFNRGSIYSADGTLVASVAQEGLVRPLKKR; translated from the coding sequence ATGAACAACGTTGCCGACGAACTGATTGAACTTTTGGATATCGAACAGCTGGAGGTCGATCTGTTCCGTGGCGTTGGTTCTGGTGGAGAGACGACGACCCGCATTTTTGGCGGCCATGTTATCGCTCAGGCCTTGATGGCCGCTTACCGGACGGTGCCTGATCGGCTTTGCCATTCGCTGCACGCCTATTTCATCCGCCCCGGCGATCCCAAAATTCCGGTAATCTATCAGGTGGACCGCGCCCGCGACGGCGGCAGCTTTACGACGCGGCGCGTGGTGGCGATCCAGCACGGGAAACAAATATTCAACCTCTCTGCGTCTTTTCACATTGATGAAGAAGGCTGGAACTACCAGCATGAGATGCCGCAGGTTGGTAGCCCCGAAGACTGGCCAAACCGCGATGAGCTACGCGAGGCGCATGTCGCGAAAATCCCCGAGAAATTTCACGATGATTTTCTGCGCCAGCGCCCGATTGAGCTGCGCGAGGTTGCGCCGCGCGACTTCTTCACGCCGGAAAAAGCATCAGATCGCAACCACCTGTGGTTCCGGATGGAAGCTGCTAAGGGCCAAGGGCCACAGATGCAGCACTGCTTGCTTGCCTATGCGTCTGACATGAATCTTCTTGGATCATCTCTGCGCCCACACGGGCTGACCTGGTTCCAAGGTAACGTCATGAGTGCCAGCTTGGATCACGCCATGTGGTTCCACGGCCCGATCGAATTTTCGGACTGGCATTTGTATGATCTGGATGCCCCGTGGACAGGAAAAGCCCGCGGCTTTAACCGCGGGTCAATCTACAGTGCAGACGGGACGTTGGTGGCGAGCGTCGCACAAGAAGGTCTCGTGCGGCCGCTCAAGAAGCGCTAA
- a CDS encoding VOC family protein has translation MIGYTTIGVSDMERAKKFYCDLFADKGAKVVIDAGRIAFIGTKRGEPMLAVCEPYDKEAPTPGNGVMIAFTIDEKEEADRLHARALELGGTCDGAPGQRIPDRFYGSYVRDPDGNKLCFFTFS, from the coding sequence ATGATCGGCTACACCACCATCGGCGTGAGCGATATGGAACGCGCCAAAAAGTTCTATTGTGACCTTTTCGCTGACAAAGGCGCAAAAGTTGTTATTGACGCAGGGCGTATTGCCTTCATAGGAACCAAACGCGGTGAGCCTATGCTTGCTGTTTGTGAACCTTATGACAAAGAGGCACCAACACCGGGCAACGGCGTGATGATTGCCTTCACAATAGATGAAAAAGAAGAGGCTGACCGCCTACATGCCCGGGCGCTGGAATTAGGCGGCACATGTGACGGTGCGCCAGGCCAGCGGATACCTGATCGGTTCTACGGCTCTTACGTTCGTGACCCTGACGGCAACAAGCTGTGTTTTTTCACATTCTCATAA